One Methylorubrum extorquens genomic window, GCACCGATGCCGAGATCGGCGACATCCTCGGTTCGGGCGCGGTGGGCGGCGTCCATCGCATCGCCGCGGAGTAGCGTGCGGCATTATTCTGCCGAGTTCCAGGGCGGCTAGAACTTGATTTCCCTTCTCTGGTATGCCAGATACCAATAGGTTGATGAGGCCTGATACGGCTGCGTTCTGCACCGTTCGGGCCGGCGACCGGAGGATACGGTGATGGACAGAACCGTCTCAGACCACGCCTCGGACCGTGCTCTCGCCGATCTTGTGGACGCGTTCGGACATTATTCCGATGCTGAGATGCAGGCGTTTCTCGACGCCACGCCGTTCACGGCCGAGACGCGCTTCGGAGTCTCATCCGCCAAGCCGGCCGGGCCCGCATGGCTGGCAGCCGCAGACTTCGCTCGACGCGAGGTTCCGGTCGCGGTTCAGGCGGCGCGAGCGTAGCGGTCGGTCGTCTCCAGCGCCTCGGTGCGGCGACCCGTCGGGACATCCTGGGCAGCGTTCGAGACGGTCAGACGGTCGGCCAGCTTGACGACAAGCAGTGCCTGGACGGCGACAAGGAAAACGAGCGCGGCGAGCCAAGTGGCGAGCATGAGGGTCTCCGACGGTTTTGGCTATGGTGCGGTGCGAACGCATCCGGAGATAAGCCGCCCTTTTTGGAATATGAAGTACAAAATACCAAACGTGCACATGCGTCACGCGCATGTGAAGGGCGTGCAATGATCTGATGGCATGGGAATTCGGCCACAATCCCTGCGGCCGGCGAAGGTGTGACAGACGCTTTTCGATGTCGCGGTGCAGCATGGTGGGGGTTAAGGGTCTCCCCGGTCGGCCTCCGGACCCCATGCGCCGAGGGTCGAGGTTTCGGCCGGGCACAGAACCTCGTCGAGCGGCGCGACGCCCTCGGTCTCGTCCGTCAGGCCCGTTGCCGCGAGCGCCCGCGCCGTCTCGGCTTCCCGGCGCGCGGCGGCCAGACCCCCCGGGTCGAGGCCGACGAGACGACCGCTCTCGAAGCGCGCGAAGACCCGCCCCGATTCCCGATCGACAAAGCGCACCACGGACACCTGCCGCAGTGCCTCCCGTAGAAAGCGCGCCTCGGCCTCCGGTGCGTCGGCAACGCCGCGATAGACTTCGGCCGCCGCGCGGGCGCGAATGTCGATCCGCCGATAACGCTCGATCGCCAGCAGGGCTTTGGCGTCGAGGATCGTCATCGCGTCGTTCGTGCCGAACGCGATGGTGAGCGGACGCGCGCCCTTGGGCACGCTGTTGTCGAGGAATTCGAAGAACACCGGCCGGTCCCGGCGCAGCGCCCAGGTGAAGAACAGCCGCGGCATGCCGGTGAAGGCCTCGACATTGTGCGCCAGCAGATCCTCGACCGCCTTGTAGCGTCCGAATTCCTCCCCTCGCTTCCAGGCCCGCTCCACGGTTTCCTCGGGCGGGGTGACCATGAATTGCAGGTAGACGCGCTGGCCGAACCGGGTGAGGAGCTGCCCGGCGCCGTCGCTGCCGGCCTCCGTCGAGAAGCTGTCGAAGCGGAAGCGGTCGATCAGCAGGTGCGAGAGGCGGCCACCGGCCGCCTTGCGGGTGATGTAGCGGTCGAGCTTGGCATCGACGATCTCGACCTCGTGGCCGGTCAGCGGGCCGGCATAGCGGCGCGCTTCACCCAAGCTGTCGTAATCCAGCAGGAACTTGCGCCAGACGTCGGGCGTGATGACGGCAAAGTCCTGCCATTGTGCGCCGATCCGTCCGGCGAGGTCGCGCTGATAGGGCCGGATCGTGCTCTTGCCCGAGGCCGAGGCGCCCTTGACGTTCATCACGACCGGCTGCGCTTGCGGCGCGGGCCGATGATAGCCCTGCGCCGCAGCGACCGCCTCGATCCAGGGCGCGATCAGCGCACCGATCCGGTCGCTGCCGCAGCGGTTGGTGACGAGGATGCCGGCGAGCCGCCGCAGCAGCGCGCGGTCGCGGATCAGCATGCCCTGGCGGGCGATAACGTGGCCGAACACCGTGCGCAGAGCCTCGCGGGCGGCGCTCTCCATGCTCTCGGCTTCGCTCGCTGCCGCGCATCGTTCGTCGAGGCGGGCGAGGATGCGTGCCTGCCCGTCGCCGGTCAGCGAAGGAGAAGGGGAGGGCGGCGCGCGCGGGCCGAGGCGGCGGAGCCACCCGGCCCAGCCGGAGGCCGGTTCGGGCGGCGGCGCGGGCGCCTCGTCGAACAGGGCCGACAGCTCGCGCTCCAGCGCCGCCTCGGCCTCGGCGCGGACCGCGTCGAGGGTGGCCGCGACCGCGTCGAGGCGGTGCATCACGCCCTCGCGCAGCAACGTGCCGACGATGCGCCGGAAGTTCAGACCGAGATCGGCATAGACTTCGCCGACGGGGACCGAGATGTCGGCCATGACCCGGATCAGCACCTCGTGGACCGCGAGGCGCTCAGGCCGGAAGGGGGCGAGCTGTGTCGCGGGCAGGCCGCTGAAATCGGACAGTTCGAGGATTTCGGAGAAGGGCAGGCGAACGTTCTCGGGCCGGAATACCGTCGCGAGCGGGCGCATCGCCCGCGGCAGGCCGGGTTCGAGACCGGGATTCCAGGCGTGGAAGGCCGGCTCGTCCGCGGGGGCGGTGCCACTGGCCGCGGCCGGAAACCTGTCGGCGAGGGGCGGCGCGGCGTCGGTCATCGCTCGCCCCTCCCGGTTTCGATCAGGCGGCGGAGGCGTTCTCGATCGCGTCGAACCGGATCTGGTAGGCCTCGCCCCACAGCGTCGCCGCCCGCTCGTGCCAAGCGGTGTCGAAGAACAGTTTGGCGCAGAACGAGCTGCGCCAGATGCACACCGCGATGATGCGCTCGTCCAGAACACGGATGTGGCGGCTCTCCAGCCCGCCGGCGATACCAAGACGGGGTAACATGTCGATGCTCGACGCACCGAATTCGTTTTCGCCCGGGAAGACGATCGGGCATTCGACGACGGTCAGATGTTTCATCGGGGTTTCCATGGCGGAGGCCTTTTCTCGGACTCGTCTTCCGACCTGTTCCGGATCGTTCTCGTACAACGCTCGGTGAGCGGTGCCTGCTCCCGGCAGGCAAGGGTCCGTGACTGGATGCGTCGTGTCCGGCGCTACGTTTGCATTCACGATGAGCCGTGCGCCTTCACGTATGCGGTAATGCCGGCGGGTTCGTCGCTGCCCGCGCCTCGCCGGCGCAATCCCAGATGCTCAGGATCGCGCTGATGCGGCAGGATTCCATCAGGGCGATGTGATCGACCTTGCGTTCGCAGAAGGTCTTCAGCCGCTCTTGCGCCGAAGCGCCGACATCGACGGCGGGAAAGTCGTGATCGGTGATGAGCCAGACGCTGCGGCTGTAGATCTCGGGGCCCTCGGCCGCCACTGCGCGGAAGATGTCGCGCTGGGTGAGCAGGCCCGTCACCGTTGCGTCGGCATCGCCCTCGACGACGACGAGCGCGCCCGTTCCCGGCTGAGCGAGGAGTTGCGCGGCCTCGGCCACGGATCGGTCCCGGTGGATGGTGCGGACGCCCGCAGCGTCCGGCTCACGGCGCATCGTTCCAAACACGGCGCTCCTCCATCGGCATGCCTCTCGAACGGGGCCGCCTTGGAACGCAGGCTGGTATACAGAATACCTATTGTCAATCCTGCGTTTTGAATTATGGTGCCGCCGTCCGGGCGGGATTGGCAAAATTGAGCCGCTTGGCCTTCCAGCGATGAGCCGGTGCGGCACGATCCGCTCTCGATCCGGGCCGCCTCAAGAGCCTCGCCGTTGTTCTCGCATGAAAGTCATTCCTGCACTCGGCAGAGCCGAGCCGCAGAGGCTTTGAGCGACTTCGATCCGCCGGTCGGATCACAGCGTTTGCTTGATTACCTAATCATTCTGCGGCGATGAATATTTAGAGCGCTATTCAAGAAATAATCAAAGAAGTCGGACGGCCAAAAAGCTCGAAAAATCGAGCGTACACTGGAGATACGTCCATGGCCCCATCCACGACATCACACGTTCCACCACCGACGAGCCGGTGGCTGCAATTGCTGTTCGGCATCATCTGCATGTGCATGATCGCTAACATGCAGTACGGCTGGACGTTCTTCGTCAACCCGATGCAGGAGCGGCACGGCTGGGACCGCGCCGCGATCCAGGTCGCCTTCACCCTGTTCGTCCTCACCGAGACTTGGCTGGTGCCGATCGAGGGCTGGTTCGTCGACAAGTACGGCCCGCGGGTCGTGACGCTCATCGGTGGCCTGTTGTGCGGCCTGGCCTGGGTGATCAACGCCTACGCCGACACGCTCTGGCTGCTTTATGTCGGGGCGGCCGTCGGCGGTACCGGCGCGGGCGCGGTCTACGGCACCTGCGTCGGCAACTCGCTGAAGTGGTTCCCCGACCGGCGCGGGCTGGCCGCCGGCCTCACCGCCATGGGCTTCGGCGCGGGCTCGGCGCTCACCGTCATCCCGATCCAGGCGGTGATCCACCATTACGGCTACGAGGCCGCCTTCTTCTGGTTCGGCATTGGCCAGGGCCTGATCGTGATGCTGATCGCCTTGTTCCTGGTCGCGCCCAAGAAGGGGCAGGTGCCCGAGATCGCCCGCGTCAGCCAGAGCCGGCGCGACTTCACACCCGGCGAGATGGTACGCACCCCGATCTTCTGGGTGATGTACGCGATGTTCGTGATGATGGCGGCCGGCGGCCTGATGGCCACCGCCCAGCTCGGCCCCATCGCCAAGGACTTCCACATCGCCGACGTGCCGGTGAGCCTGCTCGGCATCACCCTGCCGGCCCTGACCTTCGCCGCCACGATCGACCGGGTGCTCAATGGCGTGACGCGCCCGCTCTTCGGCTGGATCTCCGACCATATCGGCCGCGAGAACACGATGTTCCTCTCCTTCGGCATCGAGGGCGTCGGCATCTACATGCTGAGCCAGTTCGGCCAGGACCCGATCCTGTTCGTGATCCTGACAGGGCTCGTGTTCTTCGCCTGGGGCGAGATCTACTCGCTGTTCCCGGCGACCTGCGGCGACACCTTCGGCTCGAAATACGCCGCCACCAATGCCGGCCTGCTCTACACGGCCAAGGGCACGGCTGCGCTGATCGTGCCCTATACCAGCATCCTCACGACGATGACGGGAAGCTGGCACGCGGTGTTCCTGGCGGCCGCCGTGCTCAACATCCTCGCGGCGCTGATGGCAATCTTCGTCCTCAAGCCGATGCGGCAGGCCTATACGAGGGACATGTCCGCCGCGGAGGCCAAGCCGGCGACTGTCATCGCCCACTGACGCGCGCCGGCCGGGCCACCGCTCGGCCGGGGTTCCGATGATCGACGCGGCGCGCCGGGCGGTGACACGCCCGGCGCGCTTTGGCGCGACCGTTTCCCTGAGCGGGCTCTCCGCACCGATCCGTCCGTCTGCCCGGGTGTGCCGGGTTGCCGCAGGCTAACGGCCGGATCTTTATCTCTCTGGTATATTGTATGCCTGGCATCATTGTGCTTGAAACCACGCTAGGGGAGCACCGGAAACGTTCAGGGAGAGACCGGATGGTCAACCAACCGGCAGAGCTACACGCCCGCAGCGATGCGCCTTCCGCCAAATGGTGGCAACTCGCCTTCGGCGTGCTCTGCATGGCGATGATCGCCAACCTTCAATACGGCTGGACCCTCTTTGTCGATCCGATCGACGCGCAGCACCATTGGGGGCGCACGGCGATCCAGTTCGCCTTCACGATCTTCGTCGCCACCGAGACTTGGCTCGTGCCGATCGAGACCTGGTTCGTCGATCGCTACGGCCCGCGGGTCGTGGTCTTCTTCGGCGGGGTGATGATCGCCCTGTCCTGGACCTTGAACGCCTATGCCGACTCGCTCTTTCTGCTCTACGCCGCAGCGGTGATCGGCGGCATCGGCGCGGGCTCGGTCTACGGCACCTGCGTCGGCAACGCCCTGAAATGGTTCCCCGACCGGCGCGGGCTGGCGGCGGGCGCGACCGCAGCGGGCTTCGGCGCGGGCGCGGCGGTCACCGTGATCCCGATCGCCAATATGATCGCCGCGAGCGGCTATCAAAAGGCCTTCCTCGTCTTCGGGCTCGGCCAGGGGTTCGTCGTCGTCCTGCTGTCCTTCCTGCTGCGCAAGCCGTCGGTCGCCGTGCCGATCACGCGCAAGAACCTGCGCCTGCCCCAGACCAAGGTCGACCGCAGCCCGAAGGAGGCGGTGCGCACGCCCGTGTTCTGGACGATGTACGCGATGTTCGTGATGGTCGCCTCCGGCGGCCTGATGGCGGCGGCGCAGATCGCCCCGATCGCCCATGACTTCAAGGTCGCCGACGTGCCGATGAGCCTGTTCGGCCTGCAGATGGCGGCCCTCACCCTGGCGATCTCGCTCGACCGCATCTTCGACGGGTTCGGCCGGCCGTTCTTCGGCTGGGTGTCCGACAATATCGGCCGTGAGAACACGATGTTCATCGCCTTCGTGATTGCCGCGGCAGCCTGCATCCTGTTGCTCGGCTACGGGCGCAACCCGGTCGTCTTCGTCCTGTGCACGGCGATGTATTTCGGCGTGTTCGGGGAGATCTATTCGCTGTTCCCGGCCACCTGCGGCGACACGTTCGGCTCGAAATACGCCGCCAGCAACGCCGGCCTCCTCTACACCGCCAAGGGTACGGCGGCCTTTCTCGTTCCCTTCGCCAGCGTGCTGTCGGCCTCCTACGGCTGGTCGGCGGTGTTCGGCCTCATCATCGGGCTGAATATTCTGGCCGCGGCGCTGGCGGTCTTCGTGCTGAAGCCGATGCGGCGGCGCTACCTCGCGGCGGAGGCCGAGATCGCCGACGCGGAGGATCGCGCGGTGAAACTGGCCTGAAACAAAGCGTCGGCCCGTGGGGCGACCGGGCTTCGATCCGGCTGCTGAAGCTCCGACTGACAAGACGCGCGCCGTGGCGGATGAGGCCCGGCGCGCGTTTTTTTGTGACGCAGATGCATCGCTCTCGCGACGCGCTCGCCGGTGCGGCGTCAGGATTTCCCGTCTCGGATGTAACGAGCAGCCTCTGTTTCGAGAGGCCCGCGACCCCTGTTTCGACCGCTCTACCACCGGCTCCCGTGGGCGGGCCTGAAGCCACGTGTTTCGTTTGACCAGGCTTTTGGTATTTGGTATGCCAGATGTGTCGTAACAAGACCGGCCGCCCGAGCGCGGCCCGTACGCCGCGCGGCGCAGCAGCACGCGCGAAACGAGCCCGGCCCGACGCCATCGGGCCCCGCGCCGGACAAGAGCATCCGCACCACAAGGGAGAACGCCGCATGACCGTCCAGGCCCAGAACATCGACGCGATCACCGCGGGCGCCGTGCCCCATGAGGAGCCCGCCCTGACGGACGGCTTCCACCTCGTCATCGACGCGCTCAAGCTCAACGGCATCGAGACGATCTACAACGTGCCCGGCATCCCGATCACCGATCTCGGCCGGCTCGCCCAGGCCGAGGGCCTGCGCGTCATCTCCTTCCGCCACGAGCAGAACGCAGGCAACGCCGCCGCGATCGCCGGCTTCCTCACCAAGAAGCCGGGCATCTGCCTCACCGTCTCCGCGCCGGGCTTCCTCAATGGCCTCACTGCGCTGGCCAATGCCACCACCAACTGCTTCCCGATGATCCTGATCTCCGGCTCCTCCGAGCGCGAGATCGTCGATCTGCAGCAGGGCGATTACGAGGAGATGGACCAACTCGCCATCGCCAAGCCGCTGTGCAAGGCCGCCTTCCGCGTTCTGCACGCCGCCGATATCGGCATCGGCGTGGCGCGCGCCATCCGCGCGGCGGTCTCCGGCCGGCCCGGCGGCGTCTATCTCGATCTGCCCGCCAAGCTGTTCTCGCAGGTCATCGACGGCGCGCTCGGCGCGAAGTCGCTGGTGAAGGTGATCGATGCGGCTCCGGCCCAGCTTCCGGCCCCGGCCTCCGTCGCCCGGGCGCTGGATCTGCTGAAGTCGGCCGAGCGTCCGCTCATCATCCTCGGCAAGGGCGCGGCCTACGCCCAGGCCGACGAGGCGGTGCGCGCGCTCGTCGAGGAGAGCGGCATCCCCTACGTGCCGATGAGCATGGCCAAGGGCCTCCTGCCCGACACCCACCCGCTCTCGGCCGGCGCGGCGCGCTCCACCGCGCTCAAGGATTCCGATGTCGTGGTGCTGATCGGCGCCCGTCTGAACTGGCTGCTCTCCCACGGCAAGGGCAAGACTTGGGGCGAACCCGGCTCGAAGCGCTTCATCCAGATCGACATCGAGCCGCGCGAGATGGACTCGAACGTCGAGATCGCAGCACCCATGGTCGGCGACATCGGCTCCTGCGTCGAGGCGCTGCTCGCGGGTATCCGTCAGGACTGGAAGGGCGCCCCCGCCGGCTGGCTCGAGACGCTGCGGAGCAAGCGTGAGGCGAACATCGCCAAGATGGCTCCGAAGCTGATGAAGAACACCGCGCCGATGGACTTCCACTCGGCGCTGGGCGCCTTGCGGACCGTCATCAAGGAGCGGCCCGACGCGATCCTCGTCAACGAGGGCGCGAACACCCTCGATCTCGCCCGCGGCATCATCGATATGTACCAGCCGCGCAAGCGCCTGGATGTCGGCACCTGGGGCGTGATGGGCATCGGCATGGGCTTCGCCGTCGCGGCCGCCGTCGAGACCGGCAAGCCGGTGCTGGCGGTGGAGGGCGACTCGGCCTTCGGCTTCTCCGGCATGGAGGTGGAAACCATCTGCCGCTACGCGCTGCCGGTCTGCATCGTGATCTTCAACAACAACGGCATCTATCGCGGTACCGACACCGACCCGACCGGCCGTGATCCCGGCACCACCGTCTTCGTCAAGAACTCCCGCTACGACAAGATGATGGAGGCCTTCGGCGGCGTCGGCGTGAACGTCACCACGCCGGACGAGCTGAAGCGGGCCGTGGACGCGGCGATGGATTCCGGCAAGCCGACCCTCATCAACGCGGAGATCGACCCGGCCGCGGGCAGCGAAAGCGGCAACATCGGCAGCCTCAACCCGCAGAGCACCTTGAAGAAGAAGGGGGCCTGAGGCCGTTCTAGCCTCTTCCCGCGACTCAGCCGGACCGCGGTGCCGAAAGGCGCCGCGGTCCTTTCGTCGTTTCACGGCCGGGGCTGCTGATCGGTTCCACGGCTCCGGCCATCACCCACCTTCCACATGCCGAGGTGCGGAGCGAAGCGGAGCCTCGAAGCACGCACGGACGAGGGCCCGAAGCGTCCCGGCCAAGGGCGCCTGATCGGTTCCGGTATGCTTCGAGGCCCGCTGCCGCGGGCACCTCAGCATGAGGGGTTCGGGTCGGGTTCCATCAAAGGAATCTTCCATGTCCTCCTTCGCCTTCGATCCGACGGTCGCCCTCGATCCCCGGCTGGCCGGCCGGCTCGCCTTCCTGCCGCGGCTGCCGGGCAAGCCGCCGCTGCCGCCGGGCCGCCACGCGCTGGGCCTGTTCGAGACCCGCGACGCGATGCTCCGCGTGCCCGAGCACATCGATCCGCGCCTGCCGACACCGCTGGTCGTCCTGTTCCACGGCGGCGGCGGCAGCGCCGAGAAGATTCTGCCGATGCTGGAGGCGCATGCGGACAAGCGCGGCTTCCTGCTGCTCGCGCCGCAATCGCTGCACCCGACCTGGGATCTCGTGATCGCCGGCAACGGGCCGGACCGGGAGCGGCTCGACCGGGCGCTGGCCGAGGTCGCCGACCGTTTCCTGGTCGATCCGGGCCATCTCGCCTTCGCGGGCCATTCCGACGGCGGCAGCTACGCGCTGTCCCTCGGACTTACCAACGGCGACCGGGTCAGCCACTTGATCGTGTCGTCCGCCGGGTTCATGTCGGTGCAGGTGCAGGCGGGTGCGCCGAAAGTCTTCCTATCGCACGGCACCCGCGACGAGCAGATCCCGATCGACCGCAGCGCCCGCAACCATGCCCGGCTGCTCCGGGCGGCGGGGTACGACCTCACCTACATCGAGTACGACGGTCCGCACGCCTACGATCCGGAGGTGGTGCGCCAAGCGGTGGACTTCTTCCTAGGCGATTTCTTCGTTTAGGCGACGCAAGCCGGACAACGAAAAACCGGACCGACGGAGTCGGCCCGGGAAAGTCATCGGAGGAGGAAGAAACCCGGGCGTCACGCCCGGTCATGCGCTCCCGGGGCGATGCCTCGTCCCGGGAGGATCATGGCCGAAAGAGGCTGGCCATCCTGTGCAGGCAGCCCCGAGACCGGGGCCGCCGCGCCCCACTCAGACCGCGCGCGACTCGTGCATCGCGGCGATCTGCTCGGGCGAGTAGCCGAGGCCCGCGAGGACCTCGTCGGTGTGCTCGCCCAGAAGCGGCGAAGCCTTGATGTCGACCTTCAGGTCCGAGAACTTGATCGGGGAGCCGACAGTCAGATACGAGCCGAGCTTGGGGTGCGGCACCTCGACGATGGTGCCGCTGGCGCGCAGCGACGGATCGTCGGCGATCTCCTTCATCGACAGCACCGGCGAGCAGGGGATGTCGAACTTGCGCAGGACATCGACCGCCTCGAACTTGGTCTTGTCGGCCAGCCAATCCTCGATGATCGCGAAGATCTCGAAAATCTTGTCCTGGCGGGCGCG contains:
- a CDS encoding zeta toxin family protein, with amino-acid sequence MTDAAPPLADRFPAAASGTAPADEPAFHAWNPGLEPGLPRAMRPLATVFRPENVRLPFSEILELSDFSGLPATQLAPFRPERLAVHEVLIRVMADISVPVGEVYADLGLNFRRIVGTLLREGVMHRLDAVAATLDAVRAEAEAALERELSALFDEAPAPPPEPASGWAGWLRRLGPRAPPSPSPSLTGDGQARILARLDERCAAASEAESMESAAREALRTVFGHVIARQGMLIRDRALLRRLAGILVTNRCGSDRIGALIAPWIEAVAAAQGYHRPAPQAQPVVMNVKGASASGKSTIRPYQRDLAGRIGAQWQDFAVITPDVWRKFLLDYDSLGEARRYAGPLTGHEVEIVDAKLDRYITRKAAGGRLSHLLIDRFRFDSFSTEAGSDGAGQLLTRFGQRVYLQFMVTPPEETVERAWKRGEEFGRYKAVEDLLAHNVEAFTGMPRLFFTWALRRDRPVFFEFLDNSVPKGARPLTIAFGTNDAMTILDAKALLAIERYRRIDIRARAAAEVYRGVADAPEAEARFLREALRQVSVVRFVDRESGRVFARFESGRLVGLDPGGLAAARREAETARALAATGLTDETEGVAPLDEVLCPAETSTLGAWGPEADRGDP
- a CDS encoding CBS domain-containing protein — its product is MFGTMRREPDAAGVRTIHRDRSVAEAAQLLAQPGTGALVVVEGDADATVTGLLTQRDIFRAVAAEGPEIYSRSVWLITDHDFPAVDVGASAQERLKTFCERKVDHIALMESCRISAILSIWDCAGEARAATNPPALPHT
- the oxlT gene encoding oxalate/formate MFS antiporter encodes the protein MAPSTTSHVPPPTSRWLQLLFGIICMCMIANMQYGWTFFVNPMQERHGWDRAAIQVAFTLFVLTETWLVPIEGWFVDKYGPRVVTLIGGLLCGLAWVINAYADTLWLLYVGAAVGGTGAGAVYGTCVGNSLKWFPDRRGLAAGLTAMGFGAGSALTVIPIQAVIHHYGYEAAFFWFGIGQGLIVMLIALFLVAPKKGQVPEIARVSQSRRDFTPGEMVRTPIFWVMYAMFVMMAAGGLMATAQLGPIAKDFHIADVPVSLLGITLPALTFAATIDRVLNGVTRPLFGWISDHIGRENTMFLSFGIEGVGIYMLSQFGQDPILFVILTGLVFFAWGEIYSLFPATCGDTFGSKYAATNAGLLYTAKGTAALIVPYTSILTTMTGSWHAVFLAAAVLNILAALMAIFVLKPMRQAYTRDMSAAEAKPATVIAH
- the oxlT gene encoding oxalate/formate MFS antiporter, which produces MVNQPAELHARSDAPSAKWWQLAFGVLCMAMIANLQYGWTLFVDPIDAQHHWGRTAIQFAFTIFVATETWLVPIETWFVDRYGPRVVVFFGGVMIALSWTLNAYADSLFLLYAAAVIGGIGAGSVYGTCVGNALKWFPDRRGLAAGATAAGFGAGAAVTVIPIANMIAASGYQKAFLVFGLGQGFVVVLLSFLLRKPSVAVPITRKNLRLPQTKVDRSPKEAVRTPVFWTMYAMFVMVASGGLMAAAQIAPIAHDFKVADVPMSLFGLQMAALTLAISLDRIFDGFGRPFFGWVSDNIGRENTMFIAFVIAAAACILLLGYGRNPVVFVLCTAMYFGVFGEIYSLFPATCGDTFGSKYAASNAGLLYTAKGTAAFLVPFASVLSASYGWSAVFGLIIGLNILAAALAVFVLKPMRRRYLAAEAEIADAEDRAVKLA
- the oxc gene encoding oxalyl-CoA decarboxylase, yielding MTVQAQNIDAITAGAVPHEEPALTDGFHLVIDALKLNGIETIYNVPGIPITDLGRLAQAEGLRVISFRHEQNAGNAAAIAGFLTKKPGICLTVSAPGFLNGLTALANATTNCFPMILISGSSEREIVDLQQGDYEEMDQLAIAKPLCKAAFRVLHAADIGIGVARAIRAAVSGRPGGVYLDLPAKLFSQVIDGALGAKSLVKVIDAAPAQLPAPASVARALDLLKSAERPLIILGKGAAYAQADEAVRALVEESGIPYVPMSMAKGLLPDTHPLSAGAARSTALKDSDVVVLIGARLNWLLSHGKGKTWGEPGSKRFIQIDIEPREMDSNVEIAAPMVGDIGSCVEALLAGIRQDWKGAPAGWLETLRSKREANIAKMAPKLMKNTAPMDFHSALGALRTVIKERPDAILVNEGANTLDLARGIIDMYQPRKRLDVGTWGVMGIGMGFAVAAAVETGKPVLAVEGDSAFGFSGMEVETICRYALPVCIVIFNNNGIYRGTDTDPTGRDPGTTVFVKNSRYDKMMEAFGGVGVNVTTPDELKRAVDAAMDSGKPTLINAEIDPAAGSESGNIGSLNPQSTLKKKGA
- a CDS encoding alpha/beta hydrolase; amino-acid sequence: MSSFAFDPTVALDPRLAGRLAFLPRLPGKPPLPPGRHALGLFETRDAMLRVPEHIDPRLPTPLVVLFHGGGGSAEKILPMLEAHADKRGFLLLAPQSLHPTWDLVIAGNGPDRERLDRALAEVADRFLVDPGHLAFAGHSDGGSYALSLGLTNGDRVSHLIVSSAGFMSVQVQAGAPKVFLSHGTRDEQIPIDRSARNHARLLRAAGYDLTYIEYDGPHAYDPEVVRQAVDFFLGDFFV